A single window of Neurospora crassa OR74A linkage group VII, whole genome shotgun sequence DNA harbors:
- a CDS encoding peptidase M4 codes for MAQPLCFFIPDHIFTPTINRNAVANKVEELNKSNLQTNASYRVANSWRKEASKDEDLRLFAVSNEVVIESFDEIQPQKVQEPVEEAYTPTKAVRDGYENKLSETIRIPRDDLKFPASVPIEQSRCVFDLQFSKHPWSFPGVLMRSEGEPALERQGDPAVNQCYEHMGIVRDFYREVFGNHAILGEGIPLVGIVHYDFYFPNAWWHERDEKDDGSVPGLIFGDGWDTDPWKNNQPTKWYGGCFGNFVGSLEIVAHEMTHGMVHSLLKLETTEESGSLHEHLADVFGMMCEQWHKNQTVDDADWLVGEDLIAKQFKDLQGFALRSVKAPGKAYDIEDLGIKDAQVDHMSNMMQDKRDVKSIYVNMGIMNKAFYLVAQAMGKKSKSWEKPGKIWYAALQKLRTLGSSKCGITGWATITVIAAKNLLKDKKPTIEQDDVQAVIDAWKEVGVLK; via the exons ATGGCCCAACCGCTATGCTTCTTCATACCAGATCACATCTTCACACCCACCATCAACAGGAATGCTGTTGCGAACAAGGTTGAAGAGCTAAATAAGAGCAACTTGCAGACCAATGCAAGCTACAGAGTAGCTAACTCTTGGCGCAAGGAGGCCTCCAAAGACGAGGACTTGAGACTCTTTGCGGTGTCGAACGAGGTTGTAATAGAAAGTTTCGATGAGATTCAACCACAAAAAGTACAAGAGCCTGTTGAGGAGGCCTATACTCCTACCAAGGCGGTCAGAGATGGCTATGAG AACAAGCTAAGCGAGACGATCCGCATCCCACGAGATGACCTCAAGTTCCCTGCCTCGGTACCAATCGAGCAATCCCGATGCGTCTTTGACCTCCAATTTAGCAAGCACCCCTGGAGCTTCCCAGGAGTCTTGATGCGATCCGAAGGTGAACCCGCCCTCGAGCGCCAAGGTGACCCAGCAGTCAACCAATGCTACGAGCACATGGGCATAGTCCGCGACTTTTACCGTGAAGTGTTTGGCAACCACGCCATCCTGGGCGAGGGTATTCCCCTTGTCGGCATAGTCCACTACGACTTCTACTTTCCCAATGCGTGGTGGCATGAGCGCGACGAGAAGGACGATGGCTCTGTCCCTGGCCTCATCTTTGGCGACGGATGGGACACGGATCCTTGGAAGAACAACCAGCCAACCAAGTGGTATGGAGGCTGCTTCGGTAACTTTGTCGGCAGCCTGGAAATTGTAGCGCACGAGATGACGCATGGAATGGTGCACTCGCTCTTGAAGCTGGAAACGACGGAGGAGAGCGGATCGCTGCATGAGCACCTTGCTGATGTGTTTGGGATGATGTGCGAGCAGTGGCATAAGAATCAGACTGTTGACGATGCGGACTGGCTGGTTGGCGAGGACCTTATCGCCAAACAATTCAAAGATCTGCAAGGGTTTGCGCTGAGGTCCGTCAAGGCGCCGGGGAAAGCCTATGATATTGAGGATCTAGGGATTAAGGATGCCCAAGTAGATCATATGAGCAATATGATGCAGGACAAGAGAGATGTGAAGAGCATCTATGTCAATATGGGCATCATGAACAAGGCTTTTTATCTTGTTGCACAGGCGATGGGGAAAAAATCCAAATCTTGGGAGAAACCGGGCAAGATCTGGTATGCTGCGCTGCAGAAACTGCGCACGTTGGGATCATCGAAGTGCGGAATCACTGGCTGGGCTACTATTACAGTTATAGCTGCCAAGAATTTGTTGAAGGATAAGAAGCCCACCATTGAGCAGGACGACGTTCAAGCGGTCATAGATGCGTGGAAGGAGGTTGGTGTGCTGAAGTAG
- a CDS encoding nitrilase, producing the protein MALVAVGQLTSTASMANNLRQCQILVKKAVQAGAKALFLPEATDYISSSAEESLSLVKPVQESEFVLGLQEEARRFKLPIHVGVHEPSSQTSSQQRIKNTVLWINEQGEIAHRYQKIHLFDVDIQGGPVLKESQSVEPGMKIEPPFETAFGKVASTICFDLRFPEIGISLRRQGAEIITYPSAFTVPTGQAHWEVLLRARAIETQSYVIAAAQVGRHNEKRVSYGHSMIIDPWGRIVASVGEKADEPEIATATIDLELVKKVRAEVPLRRRTDVYPEV; encoded by the exons ATGGCTCTTGTC GCGGTTGGTCAGTTGACGTCAACGGCCAGCATGGCCAACAACCTTCGCCAATGCCAGATTCTGGTCAAGAAAGCAGTCCAAGCTGGTGCAAAG gccctcttcctccccgagGCAACAGACtacatctcctcctccgccgaagAGAGCCTCAGCCTCGTCAAGCCCGTGCAAGAAAGTGAGTTTGTCCTAGGTCTCCAAGAGGAAGCTCGCCGATTTAAGCTGCCGATCCACGTCGGCGTCCACGAACCCAGCAGCCAGACCTCTTCGCAGCAGCGCATCAAGAACACAGTCCTCTGGATCAACGAGCAGGGCGAGATTGCGCATCGGTACCAGAAGATCCACCTCTTTGACGTGGACATCCAGGGCGGTCCCGTCCTCAAGGAAAGCCAGAGCGTGGAGCCCGGGATGAAGATTGAGCCGCCGTTCGAGACGGCCTTTGGCAAGGTGGCGTCGACTATCTGTTTTGAT CTCCGTTTCCCGGAGATTGGTATTTCTCTCCGAAGGCAGGGAGCCGAGATCATTACCTACCCTTCAGCATTCACTGTTCCTACTGGACAAGCGCACTGGGAGGTTCTGTTGAGGGCTCGGGCGATTGAGACGCAGTCGTATGTCATTGCTGCGGCACAGGTCGGTAGACATAACGAGAAGCGGGTCAGCTATGGCCATAGCATGATCATTGATCCTTGGGGGAGGATTGTTGCCAGTGTGGGAGAAAAGGCGGATGAGCCTGAGATTGCGACGGCTACCATTGATCTTGAGCTGGTGAAGAAGGTTAGGGCGGAGGTaccgttgaggaggaggac GGATGTGTACCCGGAAGTGTAG
- the pre-2 gene encoding pheromone receptor produces the protein MASSSSPPADIFSGITQSLNSTHATLTLPIPPADRDHLENQVLFLFDNHGQLLNVTTTYIDAFNNMLVSTTINYATQIGATFIMLAIMLLMTPRRRFKRLPTIISLLALCINLIRVVLLALFFPSHWTDFYVLYSGDWQFVPPGDMQISVAATVLSIPVTALLLSALMVQAWSMMQLWTPLWRALVVLVSGLLSLVTVAMSFANCIFQAKNILYADPLPSYWVRKLYLALTTGSISWFTFLFMIRLVMHMWTNRSILPSMKGLKAMDVLIITNSILMLIPVLFAGLEFLDSASGFESGSLTQTSVVIVLPLGTLVAQRIATRGYMPDSLEASSGPNGSLPLSNLSFAGGGGGGSGGHKDKENGGGIIPPTTNNTAATNFSSSIACSGISCLPKVKRMTASSASSSQRPLLTMTNSTIASNDSSGFPSPGIHNTTTTTTQYQYSMGMNMPNFPPVPFPGYQSRTTGVTSHIVSDGRHHQGMNRHPSVDHFDRELARIDDEDDDGYPFASSEKAVMHGDDDDDVERGRRRALPPSLGGVRVERTIETRSEERMPSPDPLGVTKPRSFE, from the coding sequence atggcctcctcttcgtccccTCCCGCCGATATCTTCAGCGGCATAACCCAATCCCTCAACTCCACCCACGCcaccctcaccctccccatccccccCGCCGACCGCGACCACCTCGAGAACCAAGTTCTCTTTTTGTTCGACAATCACGGCCAGCTCCTCaacgtcaccaccacctacaTCGACGCCTTCAACAACATGTTGGtttccaccaccatcaactaCGCCACTCAAATCGGCGCCACCTTCATCATGCTCGCCATCATGCTGCTCATGAcgccccgccgccgcttcaAGCGCTTACCCACCATCATCAGCCTCCTGGCACTTTGCATCAACCTGATCCGCGTCGTCCTGCTGGcgcttttcttcccttcacACTGGACCGATTTCTACGTCTTGTACTCGGGCGACTGGCAGTTTGTGCCCCCCGGCGACATGCAAATCAGCGTGGCGGCCACGGTGCTCAGCATCCCCGTGACGGCCCTGCTGCTGTCGGCGCTGATGGTGCAAGCGTGGAGCATGATGCAGCTGTGGACACCGCTGTGGCGGGCCCTGGTCGTGTTGGTCTCGGGTCTGCTTTCGCTGGTGACCGTGGCGATGTCCTTTGCCAACTGCATTTTCCAGGCCAAGAATATCTTGTATGCGGACCCGCTGCCTTCGTATTGGGTGCGGAAGCTATACCTGGCGCTGACGACGGGGTCGATTTCGTGGTTCACGTTTTTGTTCATGATTCGCTTGGTCATGCACATGTGGACCAACAGGAGTATCTTGCCGAGTATGAAGGGACTGAAAGCCATGGATGTCTTGATCATTACTAACTCCATCTTGATGCTTATCCCTGTCTTGTTTGCTGGGCTGGAATTCTTGGACTCGGCCAGTGGGTTTGAAAGCGGTTCGCTTACCCAGACGAGCGTCGTCATTGTCTTGCCGCTGGGCACGCTTGTTGCGCAACGGATTGCGACGAGGGGATACATGCCTGATTCTTTGGAGGCTTCTTCTGGACCTAATGGAAGTTTGCCGCTTAGCAATTTAAGttttgctggtggtggtggtggtggcagtggtggccacaaagacaaagagaacggaggaggaatcatccctcccaccaccaacaacacagcAGCCACCaacttttcctcctccatcgccTGCAGCGGCATCAGCTGCCTCCCCAAGGTGAAACGCATGACGGCCAGCTCGGCATCTTCAAGCCAACGACCTCTGTTGACAATGACCAACTCTACCATAGCCAGCAATGACTCGTCGGGATTCCCGAGTCCAGGCATCCATAAcaccacgacgacgacgacgcagTACCAGTACTCTATGGGAATGAACATGCCCAACTTCCCACCTGTTCCTTTTCCTGGTTACCAAAGTCGTACCACGGGCGTTACTTCTCATATTGTCAGCGACGGACGACACCACCAAGGTATGAACCGACATCCGAGCGTCGACCACTTTGATCGCGAGCTGGCGAGGatagatgatgaagatgacgatggGTACCCCTTTGCGTCATCCGAGAAGGCAGTCATGcatggtgatgacgacgatgatgtagaaaggggaaggaggagagctCTGCCTCCGTCGCTTGGGGGAGTAAGAGTTGAGAGAACGATTGAGACTAGGAGTGAAGAGAGGATGCCGTCGCCTGATCCGTTGGGAGTCACGAAGCCGAGGTCTTTTGAGTAG
- a CDS encoding oligopeptide transporter OPT, translating into MTQQNLDEEENDDLVIYPSEPGSESDAFIKDNNRRSSSLASPLETDHGREDAEVGHLPSEDDEVIDPRLRNYPIPLVAKTVDLHNDETEPLLTIRFWILSTLWVIVGCSVSSVYYFKPYSVRLSGYVVQLLSWGMGALMARYFPQKQYTLTLPILRKEISFNLNPGPWNPKEHALVIVAYWGSTYTAYGLGPLSAMELYYHKRMSGPWAVLFLMTTQLMGYGFAGVYRDVLVRPPGMYYPGVLPNVTLFNAMHRHPSVTKKSLGFFGVVAAAAFVYQWLPGFVMPLLASLPVVCWMGLGTKTAFVLGSGTYGFGLLDFSLDWNYASFLTPLYTPLWATVNRFVGAAVVIWVVYPLAYFLNVNGAQQFAPMSSGTWDAEGNRYNISRILTPTYELNRTALEEYSPPYWSFSYAMHFFWGFAASTAVLTYAVMFHGRQSWEALRSSLQTISNPFAKKDHKQKKKNSQQHRAEFDDPYLKLTAHLPRVPHWWYLALLFSCLVIAIAQVSGGGMQLPWWGLLLITAISALFTFPSGILFGFTNVQIGMDYLSELLAGFLFPGKPIAVLTCTVYGRQILEQCLNLVSDIKFGFYMKIPERELFVAQVYGTLLGPFVNWACMRLIIDTQGPKLTGEVVSGTTWNALKTKNFFSLSVIWGVLGPQVFFGDESPYRWVYWGFVVGPLAVTLLWLVQHRLARPKWGKVASVVNPVVMLNGATLFPIYPTTNLATSALVAVVFMGYVYRYHPVWFRKYNYLLGAGLDCGAQLVQMAMILVVDLPNVTMPHWWGNDAVAVDKCYPI; encoded by the exons ATGACACAGCAG AAtcttgatgaggaggagaatgatGACTTGGTCATTTATCCATCCGAACCTGGATCCGAGTCCGATGCCTTCATCAAAGACAATAACCGAAGGTCATCCTCTCTTGCCTCCCCTCTAGAGACGGACCATGGTCGAGAGGACGCCGAGGTTGGGCATCTTCCAagcgaagatgacgaggTGATCGATCCTCGACTCAGGAACTATCCCATTCCCCTTGTAGCCAAGACAGTCGACCTACACAACGATGAAAC CGAACCCCTCCTAACCATCCGCTTCTGGATCCTCTCCACCCTCTGGGTCATCGTCGGCTGCTCCGTCTCTTCCGTCTACTACTTCAAGCCCTACTCCGTTCGTCTCTCGGGTTACGTCGTGCAACTACTCTCGTGGGGGATGGGCGCACTCATGGCGCGTTACTTCCCACAGAAGCAATATACTCTCACGTTACCTATTCTTCGTAAAGAAATTTcattcaacctcaacccGGGCCCGTGGAACCCCAAAGAACACgccctcgtcatcgtcgcctACTGGGGCAGCACGTACACCGCCTACGGCCTCGGCCCGCTCTCTGCCATGGAGCTCTACTACCACAAGCGCATGAGCGGGCCGTGGGCCGTCTTGTTTCTCATGACCACGCAGCTGATGGGGTACGGCTTTGCGGGCGTATACCGGGACGTCTTGGTGCGTCCGCCGGGCATGTACTACCCTGGCGTGCTACCCAACGTGACGCTGTTCAATGCCATGCATCGACACCCGTCCGTGACCAAGAAGTCGCTGGGGTTTTTTGGGGTagtggcggcagcggcgttTGTGTACCAGTGGTTGCCGGGGTTTGTGATGCCTTTGTTGGCTTCGTTGCCGGTGGTTTGTTGGATGGGATTGGGAACGAAGACGGCTTTTGTGTTGGGGAGCGGAACGTATGGGTTTGGACTGCTGGACTTTTCGCTGGATTGGAATTATGCTTCGTTTTTGACCCCGCTTTATACGCCGTTGTGGGCGACGGTGAATCGGTTTGTGGGAGCCGCCGTGGTGATTTGGGTGGTGTATCCCTTGGCCTACTTCTTGAATGTCAATGGGGCTCAGCAGTTTGCGCCGATGAGCTCGGGGACGTGGGATGCCGAGGGGAATCGGTACAATATCTCGCGCATCTTGACGCCGACGTATGAGCTGAACCGGACTGCACTGGAGGAGTATTCTCCGCCGTATTGGTCTTTCAGTTACGCGATGCACTTCTTCTGGGGATTCGCTGCGTCGACGGCCGTGTTGACGTATGCTGTCATGTTTCATGGGCGTCAATCTTGGGAGGCCCTTCGAAGCTCGCTGCAAACCATCAGCAATCCCTTTGCAAAGAAGGATCacaagcaaaagaagaagaactcTCAGCAACACCGGGCCGAGTTTGACGACCCCTACCTCAAGCTTACCGCCCACCTCCCCCGTGTGCCGCACTGGTGGTATCTCgccctcctcttttcctgCTTGGTGATTGCCATTGCCCAGGTCTCGGGCGGCGGCATGCAGCTCCCCTGGTGGGGTCTTCTCCTCATCACGGCCATCTCCGCCCTCTTCACGTTCCCCAGTGGCATTCTCTTTGGCTTCACCAATGTGCAAATCGGCATGGACTACCTCTCGGAGCTGCTTGCCGGGTTCCTGTTCCCCGGCAAGCCCATCGCCGTGCTCACGTGCACTGTGTACGGCCGGCAGATCCTCGAGCAGTGCCTCAACCTGGTCAGCGACATCAAGTTCGGCTTCTACATGAAGATCCCCGAGCGCGAGCTGTTTGTGGCGCAGGTGTATGGGACGTTGCTGGGCCCGTTTGTCAACTGGGCTTGTATGCGGCTGATCATCGACACGCAGGGGCCGAAGCTGACGGGCGAGGTGGTGTCGGGGACGACGTGGAACGCTTTGAAGACCAAGAACTTCTTTTCGCTGTCAGTTATTTGGGGCGTGCTGGGTCCGCAGGTGTTCTTTGGGGACGAGTCGCCGTATCGATGGGTGTACTGGGGGTTTGTCGTGGGACCGCTGGCGGTGACGCTGCTGTGGCTTGTACAACACAGACTGGCGAGGCCCAAGTGGGGGAAGGTCGCGAGCGTGGTTAATCCGGTGGTGATGCTGAACGGGGCAACGCTGTTTCCCATCTATCCGACGACGAACCTGGCGACATCGGCgctggtggcggtggtgtttATGGGATACGTGTACAGATACCACCCGGTGTGGTTCCGCAAGTACAATTATCTGCTCGGGGCTGGGTTAGACTGTGGCGCGCAACTGGTGCAGATGGCCATGATCTTGGTGGTGGACTTGCCTAATGTGACCATGCCGCACTGGTGGGGGAATGATGCCGTCGCCGTGGACAAGTGTTATCCCATTTGA